The following coding sequences lie in one Candidatus Eremiobacterota bacterium genomic window:
- a CDS encoding tetratricopeptide repeat protein, producing the protein MRQSLDLTQEALAELVSCSTFTVRKIEAGQRRPSREVAALLADRLNVHEAERASFLALARARPVNRAAQGRANGAARIGDTAAPTNLPTPLSALIGRQDVVADIVGIVTSGTRLITLTGPPGIGKTRLAIQSGWAMQTAFPDGVWFIALDSIEHADVVADEVARTVKADAAPSGSNAESLARALHGKRVLLILDNFEHVLPAASFVADLLVRCPELAAIATSREPLHLRGERNFAVPSLCVPDLHALPPITELAINPAVALFAEAAKSVAPEFALHEHNAVGVATICVALEGLPLAIELVAGHMQTQSAQTLAEKLDERMGQSSLSMLDSGPVDLPPRQRILRGAIAESYHSLTQAERSTFSQLGIFPGDFALNAAVHVQGDRRDDVTNIADGLGAMIDKSLLKRSSDDTSEPRYVMLRAIREFARERLAREGADAIARRHAEYFVAQASQLAKSTMMDDATVRAIERDHHNFAMALDATINNGDAKRAATLCTSLWRFWRHRGRFSEGRHYLERVTAIGGGLPPGVRAELFLASATLARSQSAHRQAQGFIDESIAISRSLSDRHALAHALKEAGTIADYCGEFERAKALLAESIGEYSRLGDDWGAAAALGNLAVVEQEQGHLDVARRYHAESLALQRKIGDVFGIAAALNNLGLLAKQQGDWGAATAAWTQSLALMREVGDEQNVVTVLNNLGMAELQQGDVAAAKAHFAENLRLSRTLSDRLNEASALLHLAEAAFVEGDYGRAAVLLSRALPTFEQLRDQAKVAACIRSFAELALRYRRPMRAAVLIEAARRILQSGDVAIFPIDAQHYECIASEARAGLEDSAFASACLRGASMDTQSAIAYALDDSISTAAVD; encoded by the coding sequence TTGCGCCAGTCGCTCGACCTGACGCAAGAGGCTCTCGCCGAGCTAGTTTCCTGTTCCACATTTACGGTTCGAAAGATTGAAGCGGGGCAACGGCGCCCGTCGCGCGAGGTTGCGGCGCTGTTAGCGGATCGGCTTAACGTGCATGAGGCAGAAAGAGCGAGCTTTCTAGCACTCGCTCGCGCGCGGCCAGTCAACCGAGCCGCGCAAGGGCGGGCTAACGGCGCCGCGCGTATAGGCGACACCGCTGCGCCTACGAATTTACCTACGCCTCTAAGCGCGCTGATTGGGCGACAAGATGTGGTCGCGGACATCGTCGGCATCGTCACCAGCGGCACGCGGCTGATCACGCTCACCGGGCCCCCCGGAATTGGAAAAACGCGACTAGCTATCCAGTCCGGGTGGGCCATGCAAACAGCGTTTCCGGACGGCGTGTGGTTTATCGCTCTCGATTCCATTGAGCATGCCGATGTCGTCGCGGATGAAGTCGCTCGGACTGTGAAGGCGGATGCGGCACCTTCGGGTTCAAATGCCGAAAGTCTAGCGCGGGCGTTGCACGGCAAGCGAGTACTGCTTATCCTCGACAACTTCGAACATGTCTTGCCGGCGGCATCGTTTGTAGCCGACCTGTTAGTACGTTGCCCCGAACTCGCGGCGATCGCTACCAGCCGCGAGCCGCTCCATCTCCGTGGGGAGCGAAACTTTGCCGTGCCGTCGCTTTGCGTACCCGATCTCCATGCGCTGCCGCCTATTACCGAGTTGGCGATCAATCCGGCCGTCGCGCTATTTGCCGAAGCGGCGAAATCGGTGGCGCCAGAGTTTGCCTTGCACGAGCACAATGCGGTTGGCGTAGCCACGATCTGCGTTGCACTTGAAGGGTTGCCTTTGGCGATAGAACTTGTCGCGGGTCATATGCAAACGCAGTCTGCGCAGACGCTCGCCGAGAAGCTGGACGAGCGGATGGGGCAATCGAGCTTATCCATGCTCGACAGTGGACCCGTCGATCTGCCGCCCCGCCAGCGTATCCTACGCGGCGCCATAGCGGAGAGTTACCACAGTCTGACGCAAGCGGAGCGCAGCACATTCTCGCAACTCGGGATTTTCCCGGGCGATTTCGCGCTCAACGCCGCGGTCCACGTCCAGGGCGACCGCCGTGATGACGTCACAAATATTGCCGACGGCCTTGGGGCCATGATCGACAAAAGCCTTTTGAAGCGATCGAGTGACGATACCAGCGAACCGCGCTACGTAATGCTTCGAGCCATCCGCGAGTTCGCGCGAGAACGATTGGCGCGTGAGGGAGCGGATGCTATAGCTCGGCGTCATGCGGAGTATTTCGTTGCGCAAGCCTCACAGCTAGCGAAATCGACGATGATGGACGACGCCACAGTTAGGGCAATAGAACGAGATCATCATAATTTTGCCATGGCGCTTGACGCAACCATCAACAATGGAGATGCTAAGCGTGCAGCAACATTATGTACGTCGCTATGGCGCTTCTGGCGGCATCGGGGTCGTTTTTCCGAAGGCCGTCACTATCTCGAGCGCGTGACGGCAATCGGGGGAGGTCTGCCGCCCGGCGTACGCGCGGAGCTTTTCTTAGCGTCGGCCACCCTTGCGCGAAGCCAATCTGCCCACCGACAAGCGCAAGGATTTATCGATGAGAGTATTGCGATATCCCGCTCGCTTTCCGATCGCCATGCTTTGGCGCACGCCCTCAAAGAGGCAGGCACGATTGCCGACTACTGCGGCGAGTTCGAACGAGCAAAAGCGTTGCTCGCAGAAAGTATCGGCGAATATTCTCGACTCGGCGACGATTGGGGTGCTGCGGCAGCATTGGGCAACCTTGCCGTAGTAGAACAGGAACAGGGGCATCTCGACGTTGCGCGTCGCTACCATGCCGAGAGCCTCGCCTTGCAGCGTAAGATTGGCGATGTATTTGGAATTGCGGCGGCCTTGAACAATCTCGGCTTGCTGGCGAAGCAGCAAGGTGACTGGGGCGCAGCGACGGCGGCTTGGACCCAATCCCTCGCGCTGATGCGTGAAGTCGGCGACGAACAAAACGTTGTCACCGTACTCAATAATCTCGGAATGGCCGAACTTCAGCAGGGCGACGTCGCAGCCGCCAAGGCGCACTTTGCCGAAAATCTTAGACTCAGCCGAACGCTCTCCGACCGACTGAACGAGGCGAGCGCGCTACTCCACCTCGCGGAGGCCGCTTTCGTCGAGGGTGACTACGGCCGGGCCGCGGTACTTCTGAGTCGAGCGTTGCCGACGTTCGAGCAACTGCGGGATCAGGCCAAGGTTGCCGCGTGCATACGAAGCTTTGCCGAGCTGGCCCTGCGCTATCGGCGCCCGATGCGCGCGGCGGTTTTGATCGAAGCTGCACGCAGGATACTGCAGTCCGGCGACGTTGCCATTTTTCCGATTGATGCGCAGCACTATGAATGTATCGCGTCGGAGGCTCGTGCCGGCTTGGAAGATTCCGCGTTTGCGTCGGCCTGCCTGCGCGGCGCCTCCATGGACACCCAATCGGCAATCGCATATGCGCTGGACGATTCAATATCAACGGCCGCCGTTGACTAG
- a CDS encoding ferritin-like domain-containing protein yields the protein MVSKTLDDLFYETLRDMLYAEKKILRTLPKLARAVNSNELRDAFMHHRDETEGQVERLEGVFELIGKSPRGKTCDAIDGILEEGSGIMEDFKDNPALDAGVLAGAQAVEHYEISRYGTLITWAKELGLSEGATLMATTLEQEVNADKLLTKIAVRAVNEAGRAKR from the coding sequence ATCGTGAGCAAAACGCTCGATGACCTGTTTTACGAGACACTCCGCGACATGCTTTATGCTGAAAAGAAAATCTTGCGGACCCTGCCAAAACTCGCGAGGGCCGTCAATTCCAACGAACTGCGTGACGCGTTTATGCATCACCGCGATGAGACCGAAGGTCAAGTAGAGCGTCTCGAAGGCGTTTTCGAACTGATCGGCAAGTCGCCGCGCGGAAAAACGTGTGATGCGATCGACGGCATACTTGAGGAAGGCAGCGGCATTATGGAGGACTTCAAAGATAACCCGGCGTTAGATGCCGGCGTCCTTGCAGGTGCTCAAGCCGTTGAGCATTATGAGATCTCTCGATATGGGACGTTGATCACTTGGGCCAAGGAGCTCGGCTTATCGGAGGGGGCGACCCTAATGGCAACCACTTTGGAACAAGAGGTAAATGCCGACAAGCTTCTTACGAAGATCGCCGTGAGAGCTGTCAACGAGGCCGGCCGCGCTAAGCGCTAG
- a CDS encoding beta-lactamase family protein yields MTGRIGVCLWIAILLSLSPTGVTDGAETHLGVGTRIDALVRKQVDERIVPGMAIAIAKNGRTIYTNAVGLRDISGRLPMRVTTPQAIGSITKQFTAACILMLAQEGRLSIDDKVSKYVPEYRLGSEITLRQMLNMVSGISDNDPAIYGDELTKPISRSAMLANLNKLPLMYAPGKHMVYTNTNYNLLGLIVERVSGKPYLTFLRQRIFAPLGMTSSATFGSAPPGMAKGYAHLKPGQPFESRAEMNPDFAFGTGNMISTPLDLLKWDSALLGGKILNAASLRTMFTVPGDGKITTIKETDPRFPSLKNLSDGGPTVYAMGWMRPYPSVRWHGGHTFLFESTNVLFSDGYTIAIIGNVRDGGYFDPENLAARIHNMLNPALDIPPLTVIVR; encoded by the coding sequence ATGACGGGCCGCATAGGCGTATGCCTTTGGATCGCAATTTTGCTGTCGTTGAGCCCCACTGGCGTTACCGATGGGGCAGAGACGCATCTTGGGGTGGGTACTCGAATCGATGCACTCGTCCGCAAGCAGGTCGACGAACGTATCGTCCCCGGCATGGCGATCGCCATCGCGAAAAACGGCCGAACGATTTACACGAATGCCGTCGGACTGCGCGATATCTCCGGCCGGTTGCCGATGCGCGTCACGACGCCGCAAGCGATTGGCTCGATCACCAAGCAATTCACGGCCGCCTGCATCCTGATGCTCGCACAAGAGGGTAGGCTCTCGATCGACGACAAGGTCTCTAAGTACGTACCCGAATATCGCCTTGGATCTGAGATCACGCTGCGTCAAATGCTCAACATGGTCAGCGGCATCTCCGACAACGACCCGGCGATCTACGGCGACGAGCTCACCAAGCCCATCTCGCGCAGCGCAATGCTGGCCAATCTAAACAAGCTGCCGCTGATGTACGCCCCGGGCAAGCACATGGTCTACACCAACACGAACTATAACCTCCTGGGACTGATCGTCGAACGGGTCTCCGGCAAACCGTATCTCACATTTTTGCGCCAACGCATCTTTGCGCCGCTCGGCATGACGTCGAGCGCAACCTTCGGCAGCGCGCCGCCCGGTATGGCTAAAGGCTACGCACACCTCAAGCCGGGCCAGCCATTCGAATCGCGCGCGGAGATGAACCCGGACTTCGCCTTCGGAACCGGCAATATGATCTCGACGCCGCTAGATCTCTTGAAATGGGATTCAGCTCTCCTCGGCGGAAAAATTCTGAACGCCGCATCACTGCGAACGATGTTTACCGTCCCTGGCGATGGCAAGATCACCACGATCAAGGAGACCGATCCGCGTTTTCCTTCACTGAAGAACCTCAGCGACGGCGGACCGACGGTCTACGCGATGGGCTGGATGCGGCCCTATCCGTCGGTGCGTTGGCACGGCGGCCATACGTTCCTGTTCGAATCGACCAACGTTCTCTTCAGCGATGGCTACACCATCGCCATCATCGGCAATGTCCGCGACGGTGGCTACTTCGATCCAGAAAATTTGGCTGCACGAATACATAACATGCTGAATCCGGCGCTGGACATACCGCCGCTGACGGTGATCGTGCGGTGA
- a CDS encoding beta-lactamase family protein, with translation MTSISRRDFASLLAAFPFAANTAIAYAGSGALSVRQRAAAERIVRRLVQDGAVPGVSYSIGNATATLAEGAFGVRSLAPKFPMRPSTRCALASVSKQFAAAAIFLLQQRGSVSLDAPLSRYLPGYIDARHMTLTQLLTMRAGVPADDAACETPIAGRIDDATLIMNLNRRKVDFAPGSHFAYSNCGYDLVGAVVSRVSGTPYGKFITENFFRPLGMTSSYVLGSQPGEDFAQGYALEKNRWEPAPPTAADRPFASGNLVSSVGDMQRWNRSLIGATILSRASVRKMFEVPTLTGPAHTHYAYGWFVEPSGAVWHGGTLAGYGTVNFLVPSTGDAIALLANTAPSDAWKPADTARDIYNAAMLGPALPPLLRRTRSTSPA, from the coding sequence GTGACATCGATCTCACGGCGTGATTTCGCGTCGTTGCTCGCCGCGTTCCCCTTTGCGGCGAACACGGCAATCGCCTACGCTGGGTCCGGCGCGCTCAGCGTGCGCCAGCGAGCTGCTGCGGAACGAATAGTGCGGCGGCTGGTGCAGGACGGCGCCGTGCCGGGCGTCAGCTATTCGATCGGCAACGCCACCGCGACACTCGCAGAGGGTGCTTTCGGAGTTCGAAGCCTTGCTCCGAAGTTTCCGATGCGACCATCGACCCGCTGCGCGCTAGCTTCGGTGAGTAAGCAGTTCGCCGCAGCCGCGATTTTTTTATTGCAGCAACGCGGTAGCGTTTCGCTGGACGCACCCCTCTCTCGCTATCTTCCCGGTTACATCGACGCGCGGCACATGACGCTTACTCAGTTGTTGACGATGCGGGCCGGCGTTCCCGCGGATGACGCAGCGTGCGAAACACCAATCGCCGGACGCATTGACGACGCCACGCTAATCATGAATCTCAACCGGCGCAAGGTCGATTTTGCACCGGGAAGCCACTTCGCATACAGCAACTGCGGATACGACCTCGTCGGCGCGGTTGTCTCACGCGTCTCCGGGACGCCTTACGGAAAGTTCATCACGGAAAACTTTTTCCGGCCGCTCGGCATGACTTCATCGTACGTGTTGGGCTCGCAGCCGGGAGAAGACTTCGCCCAAGGTTATGCGCTCGAAAAAAACCGTTGGGAACCGGCTCCGCCAACCGCGGCCGATCGGCCGTTTGCGTCGGGCAACCTGGTTTCCAGCGTAGGAGACATGCAGCGCTGGAATCGCTCGCTGATCGGCGCCACAATCCTTTCGCGTGCATCGGTGCGCAAAATGTTCGAAGTGCCGACGCTGACCGGGCCGGCGCACACGCATTATGCCTATGGCTGGTTCGTGGAACCCAGCGGCGCCGTCTGGCACGGCGGCACCCTCGCCGGCTACGGCACCGTGAACTTCCTCGTGCCGTCGACCGGCGACGCGATCGCGCTACTCGCCAACACGGCACCGAGCGACGCCTGGAAGCCCGCCGATACGGCGCGCGACATTTATAACGCCGCCATGCTAGGCCCGGCATTGCCTCCGTTGCTTCGCCGCACGCGCTCGACCTCGCCGGCATAG
- a CDS encoding class I SAM-dependent methyltransferase, with amino-acid sequence MRDAGQKFVDRLDVTRGMQVLDVGSGDGTTALPAAERGANVLAVDIASNLVEAGARRAREAGLTNLHFEQGDACDLSGIPDDRFDLAISVFGAMFAPQPDAVAKELVRVVKSGGRIAMANWIPGDPTLVAQMLGVVVKYAPPPAGAVSPMRWGEPSVVAERFAKAGIAEADIHCEREVTSICYPGEPAELLQTFIEYYGPVMNAFDVARANGAATQLEAELRELFERCNESGSSERTEIRPAYLRVVVDV; translated from the coding sequence ATGCGGGATGCGGGGCAGAAATTCGTCGATCGGCTGGACGTCACGCGCGGTATGCAGGTTCTCGATGTCGGTTCGGGCGACGGCACGACAGCGCTACCGGCGGCGGAACGCGGCGCGAATGTGCTGGCCGTCGACATCGCCAGCAATCTTGTCGAGGCCGGTGCGCGGCGAGCTCGCGAAGCCGGCCTGACAAACCTGCATTTCGAACAAGGCGATGCTTGCGACCTGAGCGGGATTCCCGACGACCGGTTCGATCTCGCAATAAGCGTCTTTGGCGCGATGTTCGCGCCGCAGCCCGATGCGGTCGCGAAGGAACTCGTTCGGGTGGTAAAGTCCGGCGGCCGGATTGCGATGGCGAATTGGATCCCAGGCGATCCGACTCTCGTCGCGCAGATGCTCGGCGTCGTCGTCAAGTATGCACCGCCGCCTGCGGGCGCCGTCAGCCCGATGAGGTGGGGCGAGCCTAGCGTCGTAGCCGAACGATTCGCCAAGGCAGGTATCGCCGAAGCCGACATCCACTGCGAACGCGAAGTCACGAGCATTTGCTATCCTGGCGAGCCGGCCGAACTACTGCAGACGTTCATCGAATACTACGGGCCGGTAATGAACGCGTTCGATGTCGCTCGTGCGAATGGGGCGGCGACGCAACTTGAAGCTGAATTGCGCGAGTTGTTCGAACGGTGTAACGAAAGCGGGTCTAGCGAACGGACCGAAATTCGACCCGCCTATCTCCGCGTCGTCGTCGACGTGTGA
- a CDS encoding VOC family protein: protein MISGGNATIFVSNMDAAIDFYTGTLGLKLTNRFGDAWATVEAGKGLTIGLHPASPQYPAPGTKGAMALGLEIDEPIETVVARLSQKGVSIKGSITEADAGKFASLEDPDGNQMYLWQTAVGMATSEFTGT from the coding sequence ATGATTTCGGGCGGCAACGCAACGATTTTCGTTTCTAACATGGACGCAGCGATCGACTTTTATACGGGCACGCTTGGCCTCAAGCTAACGAACCGATTCGGCGACGCGTGGGCGACCGTCGAGGCGGGGAAGGGATTGACGATCGGGCTGCACCCGGCGTCGCCACAGTATCCAGCCCCGGGCACCAAAGGTGCGATGGCACTCGGACTGGAGATCGACGAGCCAATCGAAACGGTTGTGGCGCGCCTCAGCCAGAAGGGCGTCTCAATCAAAGGCTCGATCACTGAAGCCGACGCCGGCAAGTTTGCGAGCTTGGAAGATCCTGACGGAAACCAGATGTATCTTTGGCAGACCGCCGTCGGCATGGCGACGAGCGAGTTTACGGGAACTTAA
- a CDS encoding YdeI/OmpD-associated family protein produces the protein MVHRMPVDFRKAIDADTIAGGVWADITPLARNEWICWVTSAKKEDTRKRRISVGLDKMRKGMRRPCCWPGCPHR, from the coding sequence ATGGTCCATCGAATGCCGGTGGATTTTCGCAAAGCAATCGACGCTGACACTATCGCCGGGGGCGTGTGGGCCGACATTACACCGCTAGCGCGTAATGAATGGATCTGCTGGGTTACTTCGGCCAAAAAAGAGGACACGCGAAAGCGTCGTATTTCAGTCGGCCTTGACAAAATGCGAAAGGGCATGCGTCGACCCTGCTGTTGGCCTGGCTGCCCTCATCGTTAA